Proteins from a single region of Amycolatopsis sp. CA-230715:
- the wrbA gene encoding NAD(P)H:quinone oxidoreductase translates to MSTRILVVYYSATGNTAALAEALADGARDGGAEVRVRTVAETAPPEAVASNPRWRAWVDAGPHAELATLGDLEWADGLAVGSPTRFGGPASQLKAYLDTTGGLWAKGKLVNKVATSFTTSSTAHGGLESTVLAINNAFYHWGAIVLPLGYTDPHLLESGNPYGGSFVSRSSAAPDETALSALRLQGNRLALISGYVARGVADR, encoded by the coding sequence GTGAGCACTCGCATCCTCGTCGTCTACTACAGCGCCACCGGGAACACCGCGGCACTGGCCGAAGCGCTGGCCGACGGCGCGCGTGACGGTGGCGCGGAGGTCCGGGTCCGCACGGTCGCCGAGACCGCGCCGCCGGAGGCCGTGGCGAGCAACCCGCGCTGGCGGGCGTGGGTCGACGCCGGGCCGCACGCCGAGCTGGCGACGCTCGGCGATCTCGAGTGGGCCGACGGGCTCGCGGTGGGCAGCCCGACGCGGTTCGGCGGGCCAGCGAGCCAGCTGAAGGCCTACCTCGACACCACCGGCGGCCTCTGGGCGAAGGGCAAGCTGGTGAACAAGGTCGCGACCTCGTTCACCACCTCGTCGACGGCCCACGGCGGGCTCGAATCGACGGTGCTGGCGATCAACAACGCCTTCTACCACTGGGGCGCGATCGTGCTCCCGCTCGGCTACACCGACCCGCACCTGCTCGAATCCGGCAACCCGTACGGCGGTTCGTTCGTGTCGAGGTCGTCGGCGGCGCCGGACGAAACCGCGCTGAGCGCACTCCGCCTTCAAGGTAACCGCCTAGCTCTGATCAGCGGTTATGTCGCACGGGGCGTGGCCGACCGCTGA